Proteins co-encoded in one Desulfitobacterium hafniense DCB-2 genomic window:
- a CDS encoding dihydrofolate reductase family protein, with amino-acid sequence MRRVRYQVACSMDGYIAAPNDGFDWITPEPSFDFEALYAQFDTLLMGRRTYEIVRATGESFRGKQVIVASRSLRPVDHPDVEIVSEGLEARVRELRGQPGRDIWLYGGGNLFSQLLAWNLVDTFEPAIIPILLGGGVQLLPPHGIRRCLELVRHRAYPSGMLLLEYKVQQAGEGTNEFSRG; translated from the coding sequence ATGAGACGGGTGCGATACCAGGTCGCGTGTAGCATGGATGGCTATATCGCGGCACCGAACGATGGTTTTGATTGGATTACCCCAGAGCCCTCGTTCGATTTTGAGGCGCTGTATGCGCAATTTGACACGTTGCTGATGGGGCGACGCACGTATGAGATCGTACGCGCAACGGGCGAGAGCTTTCGCGGAAAGCAAGTGATCGTGGCCTCACGGTCGCTTCGGCCAGTGGACCATCCTGATGTTGAGATCGTGAGCGAGGGACTTGAAGCACGAGTCCGAGAGCTTCGTGGGCAACCTGGTCGAGATATCTGGCTCTACGGCGGAGGGAATCTCTTCTCCCAACTTCTCGCCTGGAATCTGGTTGATACATTCGAACCGGCAATTATACCGATTCTTCTGGGAGGTGGGGTGCAGTTGCTCCCTCCACACGGGATACGTCGGTGTTTGGAGCTCGTTCGGCACCGTGCCTATCCCAGTGGGATGCTTCTCCTCGAATATAAGGTGCAACAGGCTGGGGAAGGTACGAATGAATTTTCCAGAGGATAG
- a CDS encoding Fic family protein, producing MLWYFLTKNHCFVDGNKRVGFYAASILLKINGYSDNVDDDEAYAKAIQISCSQLTGKALDTYILELSHWLKERFPK from the coding sequence ATGCTCTGGTATTTCCTAACAAAAAATCATTGCTTTGTGGATGGTAATAAACGAGTTGGCTTTTATGCTGCCTCAATCTTACTTAAAATCAATGGATACTCAGATAATGTTGACGACGATGAAGCCTATGCTAAGGCTATTCAAATATCATGTTCCCAATTAACCGGCAAGGCCTTAGATACCTATATCCTCGAACTGTCACATTGGCTAAAAGAGCGATTTCCTAAGTAG
- a CDS encoding TrmH family RNA methyltransferase, with product MSNIIEISDFSLPNLDVFARLTETQLRNRLEPEMGIFIAESTKVIGLALDAGCEPISLLMERKYIAGQARGIITRCGDIPVYTADRNLLAGLTGFQLTRGVLCAMRRPHLPSVEEVCADASRVAVLEGIADSTNMGAIFRSAAALGIDAVLLTPSCCDPLCRRGVRVSMGTIFQVPWARIGSELSQWPQQGMKILRKLGFKTVAMALNDKAVSIDDSQLMAEEKLAIVLGSEGNGLAPGTIADCDYTACIPMSHNVDSLNVAAASAVAFWQLRVR from the coding sequence ATGTCAAATATCATTGAGATAAGCGATTTTTCATTGCCCAATTTGGATGTCTTTGCTCGCCTGACGGAAACGCAGCTGCGCAACCGCTTGGAGCCGGAGATGGGCATCTTTATTGCGGAGAGTACCAAGGTAATTGGACTTGCCCTCGACGCGGGATGCGAGCCTATTTCACTTTTGATGGAGCGCAAATATATTGCAGGGCAGGCGCGCGGTATAATCACCCGCTGCGGAGATATCCCCGTCTATACTGCCGATAGAAACCTGCTGGCAGGGCTGACTGGCTTTCAGTTGACCCGCGGTGTGCTGTGTGCCATGCGGCGCCCTCATTTACCCAGCGTTGAGGAGGTATGTGCCGATGCAAGTCGGGTGGCTGTGCTTGAAGGGATTGCGGATTCCACCAACATGGGAGCCATTTTTCGCTCGGCTGCGGCTCTAGGCATCGATGCCGTGCTGCTTACCCCTTCATGCTGTGACCCATTGTGCCGGCGTGGGGTGAGGGTGAGCATGGGTACCATCTTTCAAGTGCCATGGGCTCGTATTGGCAGCGAGCTCTCCCAGTGGCCGCAGCAGGGCATGAAGATTCTGCGCAAGTTGGGCTTTAAGACAGTTGCCATGGCTTTAAATGATAAGGCTGTCAGCATAGACGATTCCCAGCTCATGGCAGAAGAAAAACTTGCTATCGTATTGGGTTCAGAAGGTAATGGACTGGCGCCCGGCACGATTGCTGACTGCGATTACACCGCGTGCATCCCTATGTCCCATAACGTGGACTCTTTGAACGTTGCTGCAGCCAGCGCCGTGGCTTTTTGGCAGCTCAGGGTGCGGTAG
- a CDS encoding AAA family ATPase — MSKNYFYSQVEINEENALLIEALRTFANDNSIQTYAILEPLGEEKYNYDYKNVVNVLIPGYKILIVNVGKSNDEKFEYFCEDFIEDLSHLSDKFTYKDKIGRPRDWKRNQIELINYENFDAEDFIEKINIYKLSNPVQKRISELLISLLIGSINPIVNIGIDEPENILDKVKQKIVLFDSDQTRFIFEKVNERRIVIQGLAGTGKTELLLHKLKELYVRESKSKISFTCHSKTLSSNLRMRVPQFFTFMRVEEQIQWNERLWVHGSWGSQNYPHSGLYALICNRYGIPFQRYSRGKTFAGICADAVKFLKQRKVNGDLEPYFDYILIDESQDFTEEFFELCEMVTKKAVYIAGDIFQNIFDNDYSKVDPDFLLNKCYRTDPRTLMFSHAIGLALFERPVVNWLSDREWEACGYQIRKNNDNYRLTREKIRRFEDIEDMQEIKPVELYCVEYDNILNKIISLIGEIKAKHSTVKPDDIAIVFVDDSNSIYRMIDVLGVLIRNEFNWEINRGYDNKGQIEDTLFISNRNNIKGLEFPFLICVVTNEIEKNIKSRNTLYMTLTRSFISSYLVMSTYNSDLFEIWNPQLEGIIKDNSLSIVRPEPEDIMSKEQLQINDPTYKTYQEIVEELFLEFKIPIKKREKMLKILDAYATDDSEILEEGLIRMIIEKNLELINGKDN, encoded by the coding sequence ATGAGTAAAAATTACTTTTATTCACAGGTAGAAATAAATGAAGAGAATGCTTTATTAATTGAAGCACTTAGAACATTCGCCAATGATAACTCCATTCAAACGTATGCTATTCTAGAACCACTCGGCGAGGAAAAGTATAATTATGATTATAAGAATGTAGTTAATGTTCTTATTCCCGGCTATAAAATACTTATTGTCAATGTTGGTAAAAGTAACGACGAAAAATTCGAATACTTTTGCGAAGATTTTATTGAAGATTTAAGTCACCTTTCTGACAAGTTTACATATAAGGACAAAATTGGTAGGCCGAGGGATTGGAAGCGTAACCAAATAGAGTTAATAAACTATGAAAACTTCGATGCCGAGGATTTCATAGAAAAGATTAATATTTATAAACTATCAAATCCAGTTCAAAAGAGAATTTCTGAATTATTAATTTCTTTATTAATTGGAAGTATTAACCCAATTGTAAATATCGGAATAGATGAACCTGAAAATATTTTGGATAAAGTTAAACAAAAGATAGTTTTATTTGATAGTGATCAAACACGTTTCATCTTTGAAAAAGTTAATGAACGAAGGATTGTTATTCAAGGATTAGCTGGTACGGGTAAAACAGAGTTGTTATTGCATAAACTAAAAGAATTATATGTTAGGGAAAGCAAGTCAAAAATTTCATTTACTTGTCATAGTAAAACTTTATCTAGCAACCTAAGAATGCGAGTACCTCAATTCTTCACATTTATGAGGGTAGAGGAACAAATTCAATGGAATGAGAGATTATGGGTTCACGGAAGTTGGGGATCTCAAAACTATCCCCATTCTGGGCTTTATGCGCTTATCTGTAATAGATATGGTATACCATTTCAACGTTATTCTAGAGGAAAGACATTTGCCGGAATTTGCGCAGATGCAGTAAAATTCTTGAAGCAAAGAAAAGTAAATGGAGATCTCGAACCGTATTTTGATTACATACTAATTGATGAAAGCCAAGACTTTACTGAAGAGTTTTTTGAATTGTGCGAAATGGTAACAAAAAAGGCTGTTTATATAGCTGGGGATATATTTCAAAATATATTTGATAATGATTATTCAAAGGTGGATCCTGATTTTCTTCTGAACAAATGCTATAGAACTGATCCTAGAACATTGATGTTCTCACATGCAATAGGGTTAGCTCTATTTGAAAGGCCAGTAGTTAATTGGTTAAGTGATAGAGAGTGGGAGGCATGTGGATATCAGATAAGAAAGAACAATGATAATTATAGATTAACTCGAGAAAAAATAAGACGATTTGAGGATATAGAAGATATGCAAGAAATAAAGCCTGTTGAACTATATTGTGTAGAATATGACAATATCTTAAATAAAATTATAAGTTTAATAGGTGAGATTAAAGCAAAACATTCTACAGTTAAGCCTGATGATATTGCAATTGTTTTTGTCGATGATAGTAATAGCATTTACAGAATGATTGATGTTTTGGGCGTATTAATTAGAAATGAATTTAACTGGGAGATAAATAGAGGTTATGACAATAAAGGACAGATTGAGGATACCTTATTTATAAGTAATAGAAATAATATTAAAGGATTAGAATTCCCTTTCTTAATATGTGTTGTAACTAATGAGATTGAAAAAAATATTAAGTCTAGAAATACTCTTTATATGACTTTAACCAGGTCATTTATCTCATCTTATTTAGTTATGTCTACTTATAATTCTGATTTGTTCGAAATTTGGAATCCACAATTAGAAGGGATTATTAAAGATAATAGTTTATCTATAGTTAGACCTGAACCTGAAGATATAATGTCTAAGGAACAATTACAAATTAATGATCCAACATATAAAACTTATCAAGAAATTGTGGAAGAACTGTTCTTAGAGTTTAAAATCCCTATTAAAAAGAGAGAGAAAATGCTAAAGATTTTAGATGCATATGCAACAGATGATTCTGAAATTTTAGAAGAAGGATTAATAAGAATGATTATAGAGAAGAACTTGGAGCTTATAAATGGAAAAGATAATTGA
- the pyrE gene encoding orotate phosphoribosyltransferase — MTVSNKSLSPEEVLNIFKESEALLEGHFRLTSGRHSRQYMQCAKVLQYPHHAARLGEALAESFRGQGIDLVIGPAMGGILVAHEVGKALGTKAIFTERENGEMKLRRGFELQPGQKVLVVEDVITTGGSVREVIEVVKAYGAEPVGVGVLVNRSGGKADFGVPLASLLEIEIESFDPESCPLCAEGIPAVKPGSRAVPTGE; from the coding sequence ATGACAGTATCTAATAAATCCTTATCCCCTGAAGAGGTTTTAAACATATTCAAAGAAAGTGAAGCTTTATTGGAAGGGCATTTCCGGCTGACCTCAGGGAGACATAGCCGCCAATATATGCAATGCGCCAAAGTTTTGCAATATCCCCATCATGCAGCCCGCTTGGGAGAAGCTTTAGCGGAATCCTTCCGGGGCCAGGGGATTGACCTGGTGATCGGGCCGGCCATGGGGGGAATCTTAGTCGCTCATGAAGTCGGCAAGGCTTTAGGAACCAAAGCCATTTTCACCGAGCGGGAGAATGGAGAAATGAAGCTGCGACGGGGCTTTGAACTCCAACCTGGCCAAAAGGTCCTGGTGGTGGAAGATGTGATCACTACCGGGGGTTCGGTCCGGGAGGTTATAGAGGTGGTCAAAGCCTATGGGGCGGAACCTGTGGGAGTAGGGGTGCTGGTGAACCGGAGCGGCGGGAAAGCTGATTTTGGTGTGCCTCTGGCTTCGTTGTTGGAGATAGAGATTGAATCATTTGACCCTGAAAGCTGCCCTCTTTGTGCTGAAGGGATTCCGGCTGTTAAGCCGGGAAGCCGGGCTGTGCCGACGGGGGAGTAA
- the pyrF gene encoding orotidine-5'-phosphate decarboxylase gives MELERTVSENNKKVMVAMDVNSREKALALADQLQGSGCWLKVGMELYNAAGAGIIRELKDKGFPIFLDLKLHDIPNTVESAVRVLAGYGADVLTIHCSGGHDMMARAVQATHEVKKQKNAEERMKIIGITVLTSLDEERLQQDLGVGRTLPEQVVALAELGQKAGIDGVVASAQESAILRRHVGPDFVVITPGIRPKGSETHDQARTLTPKEALEAGSSYLVVGRPITQAANPRQALEQLWD, from the coding sequence ATGGAGCTGGAAAGAACAGTGTCGGAGAACAATAAAAAGGTCATGGTGGCTATGGATGTGAATAGCCGGGAGAAGGCTTTAGCCCTGGCTGACCAACTTCAGGGGAGCGGCTGCTGGCTTAAAGTGGGGATGGAGCTCTATAATGCTGCAGGTGCCGGCATTATCCGAGAACTGAAGGACAAAGGGTTCCCCATCTTCCTGGACCTGAAGCTTCATGATATCCCCAATACGGTGGAAAGTGCGGTACGGGTTCTGGCCGGATATGGCGCCGATGTGCTCACTATTCACTGCAGCGGCGGTCATGATATGATGGCCCGGGCGGTCCAGGCTACCCATGAAGTGAAAAAGCAAAAGAATGCTGAGGAGCGGATGAAGATTATCGGCATCACGGTACTGACCAGCCTTGATGAAGAGAGGCTGCAGCAGGATCTGGGAGTGGGCAGAACCCTGCCGGAGCAGGTGGTTGCCCTGGCCGAACTGGGTCAAAAGGCAGGTATTGACGGGGTGGTGGCCTCGGCTCAAGAAAGCGCCATCCTCCGCCGGCATGTAGGACCGGATTTTGTGGTCATTACGCCGGGGATTCGCCCCAAAGGCAGTGAAACCCATGATCAAGCCCGTACACTTACTCCCAAAGAAGCCCTGGAAGCGGGGAGCTCTTATCTGGTGGTAGGCAGACCCATTACCCAGGCGGCCAATCCAAGGCAGGCTTTGGAGCAGCTTTGGGATTAA